AAAGGTTGATGAGACATACGATAAGCTTTTGAACAGTCTGAGTAAAGTACGGTCAAATAAGTAATTTGTTTAGACTAAGCATGTGAGTTTTCATAAGCGTTTGGCGTCTCTTCACTTCTACTTGGAAATTGCTGTCTAACATGTGTAACTTGTACACTTTCCAGAGGCCCGTTCTACAACTTTAGGTCCTTTGATTAATAAATAATATATACACTTTCACATTGTTCTTAATGCACGAAGCACCAGAACCGGGAGTGCAGTTTTCACTGCGAGATGCTGAGTCTGtacatcaaaaaactcTCCTGAGAATTTGTGGGAAGGATGAAGCCTGGAAAACAGGAGAGCTTTTCGACAGTCTCCAGAGACTGATAATGCCTGAAGttgtcaagaaaagaatAAGAGTGGATAAAGACTTTCTAACATCCATCCGCCTTATCTTAGCAAAATTGCAGAATCCAGCTACTACATGGTAGCTAGCAGCCCAGATTAGCACAGACAAGGGGAGAATTCCCCCGAACCACTTAATGAATGCATTATCGTTTTGTAGAATCCACTTAGGGAAATCAATATCAATAGCTCCAAAGTCTTGCTCAAGAGGAACTTCCTTCATAATTCTGCCATGGTACCATAGAAGGGGTGTTAAAATGTAACCGGTTACAACTTGGGGGTTGTAGGCAAGTTGTTTACTGACACCAATGCAGTAGCCAGACAACCCTCCGATAAGGCCGATAGCTCGCTGTGATTCACGCTCCTTTTGGTCCTGGGGTATAGACTTACCTCTTCTTCTATGGGTCTTCCATCTCGAGAAAGAACCCCAGATGCGTAATGCTAGACCGCTAAGAACATGAGCCGTAATTGACCACTTAAGTAGAGCACTAGTAAATCCAGGCAAAATAGCTCGCACCATCATGAGGACGTCATTTGGCGCACTCTCTGGAGAGATGGCAGGTACGACTAGGGTGTTAACCGCGTGCAAAGGGAAATATACCATTAGGGGCCATATCGAatgtttttggattttgcGTAGTGAAAGCCTTACGAATCGTGCATTAAGAAAATTAAGGATCCCGCTGGGCTTTTCTATACCTTCCACAGGTCTAAGGTTGCGTATTGGTTCGGGCGTGACCTCTTTGAGCCCCATTTTATTTCTTATCAGCGAtgagcgatgagctttgaGAGATCATCATCAGTGCATTTTTAAATATATTTCTGTATGAAGAAACCGACATAATCAAGGAAGTTCAGAGACTTCGCAGCGAAAACCAAGTGACTTACGCTACGAATGGGCGTGCTTCCGGAATGGTGTCCGACTTACAGTTCTCGCAAGAAAGATCCAGTTACGGGTGAAGAGGTGTTTTGTATATGTAAAAAGCCGGATTCTGGGGAGCTAATGGTGGGGTGCGATGGATGCGACGATTGGTTTCATTTCTCGTGTTTGAAAATCCCACAAAAGTTCAACGAACTTGTGTTCTCATTCTTCTGTCCATATTGCCAATGCGGAATCACGGGTCCTGGTGCGTCCTCTGGGAACTTGCCCAAAACACTGTGGAGGCGAAAATGCCGACTGCCCGAATGCTACAAGCCGTGCGCGGAAAACAGCAAGTACTGTAGTGAGGACCATGCGGTGAGCTACATGTGCAACCTCATTGGTCGCGTGGAGAGCAAGGGCTTCGATGCGCAAGACGTGTTGCGGCAAATGCTCCAAAATTCGGACCTGGAGAAGTTCCAGAAAATGGGGCACGAGGGCGTACCGACACCACCGGAGGGGCTTGCACCTGGATTGTTCGAGGGTGATGCCCGGCTACGTGATCTAGAATCTCAGGCAGACAAGATACGCACGCTAACTAGGCCGGAGattgagcagcagctcaagaaacttgaggCCTACGTGGCCTGGGTAAAACGTGTCAATCATCTGCTCTTCACCTCTGCGTCCGAAGACCAGGATGGCGGTTCTAGCAGTAAGAACTCGCGGGCTCtcaagcgcaagaagaaaagtACGAAGCCAAAATCAATCTGCGGCTATCACCCGGAACTTCGTATTGTCTGTTCTGCGGAGGAGTTCGCGCCGCAGTACAACGAAAGCGAAATAGAGTTGTATTCCGTCTGTTGCAAGCTAAGATGTCCTAGGCATCTGGACTGGGCAGGTATCCAAGAGACTTCGCTTCGATTCCAACTCGAAACTTTGGAATCCTCGCTAGAACGCTTGGCGCTCTTACAAAAAATTAGGGAAGACCAACTCAAAATGCAGGTCTACAAGGAGCTATCAAAGTCTAAGCAGGCATAAATGTTGGCCGCTGCGCTCagtgttttctttgtttcttcaaatcgATGCTCGTTGTGTGCTGCCCCATTCGAACCTCGCGAGAACCACAATTTAACCATAAGCGCCAAAATCACTCTATCTTAACGTGACGTTCGTCCTCCATGATTTAGGGACGTTGGATCAAATGATGGCTTTTAGAGATGGCATGACAATCAAGTGGTTCCCGATCGTTTATTCTAAGAAAAACAGCAAATATAAAGCTTTAGGACCCTCTGGGGAGCATTAACTTAAAGTCTGAACCAAACTTCGCAGTACACATTTTACAATAATGAGTGGTATGTTGCTCAATGGCTCCCCGTAATTGAGATCTCTAAGGCTAAGACACTGACTAACGCCTAACG
This is a stretch of genomic DNA from Lachancea thermotolerans CBS 6340 chromosome D complete sequence. It encodes these proteins:
- the MCP1 gene encoding Mcp1p (weakly similar to uniprot|Q12106 Saccharomyces cerevisiae YOR228C Hypothetical ORF); protein product: MGLKEVTPEPIRNLRPVEGIEKPSGILNFLNARFVRLSLRKIQKHSIWPLMVYFPLHAVNTLVVPAISPESAPNDVLMMVRAILPGFTSALLKWSITAHVLSGLALRIWGSFSRWKTHRRRGKSIPQDQKERESQRAIGLIGGLSGYCIGVSKQLAYNPQVVTGYILTPLLWYHGRIMKEVPLEQDFGAIDIDFPKWILQNDNAFIKWFGGILPLSVLIWAASYHVVAGFCNFAKIRRMDVRKSLSTLILFLTTSGIISLWRLSKSSPVFQASSFPQILRRVF
- the SPP1 gene encoding Spp1p (similar to uniprot|Q03012 Saccharomyces cerevisiae YPL138C); translation: MGVLPEWCPTYSSRKKDPVTGEEVFCICKKPDSGELMVGCDGCDDWFHFSCLKIPQKFNELVFSFFCPYCQCGITGPGASSGNLPKTLWRRKCRLPECYKPCAENSKYCSEDHAVSYMCNLIGRVESKGFDAQDVLRQMLQNSDLEKFQKMGHEGVPTPPEGLAPGLFEGDARLRDLESQADKIRTLTRPEIEQQLKKLEAYVAWVKRVNHLLFTSASEDQDGGSSSKNSRALKRKKKSTKPKSICGYHPELRIVCSAEEFAPQYNESEIELYSVCCKLRCPRHLDWAGIQETSLRFQLETLESSLERLALLQKIREDQLKMQVYKELSKSKQA